The Manihot esculenta cultivar AM560-2 chromosome 11, M.esculenta_v8, whole genome shotgun sequence genome includes a region encoding these proteins:
- the LOC110625887 gene encoding mitochondrial-processing peptidase subunit alpha encodes MYRTVASRFRALKSQVGNLRASQYATSSAVASRTSSPGFFSWLTGEHSTSLPPLDSPMLGVPLPPVLPDYIAPSKVMSKTLENGVRIVSEASQNPAASIGLYLDCGSIHETPMSCGASHLLERMAFKSTRNRSHLRIVREVEAIGGSVAASASREQMAYTFDALKTHVPEMVELLVDSVRNPVFLDWEVNEELKKMKDELGQLSNNPQGLLLEAIHSAGYSGALANPLLAPESALNRLDGAILEEFVHEHYTAPQMVLAASGVEFEELISVAEPLLSDLPRVQRPEEPKSVYVGGDYRRQADSPMTHVALAFEVPGGWHNEKEAIVLTVLQMLMGGGGSFSAGGPGKGMHSRLYLRVLNEYQQLQSFSAFTSILNNTGLFGIYASTTPDFAPKAVDIAVGELLAIAMPGQVSKLQLDRAKESTKSAVLMNLESRMIVAEDIGRQFLTYGERRPVEHFLKTVDEITAKDITNIAQKIISSPLTMASYGHVLNVPSYEYVSSKFHA; translated from the exons ATGTATAGAACAGTAGCCTCGCGATTTCGAGCTCTCAAG AGCCAAGTTGGAAATTTGCGGGCCTCACAATATGCAACTTCGAGTGCAGTTGCTTCTAGAACATCCTCACCGGGGTTCTTTAGCTGGCTGACGGGGGAGCACTCTACTTCTCTTCCTCCTTTAGATTCCCCAATGCTTGGTGTTCCCCTTCCACCTGTTCTACCAGATTACATTGCACCAAGCAAGGTTATGTCAAAGACTCTTGAAAATGGTGTCAGGATTGTATCAGAAGCATCACAG AATCCTGCAGCCTCCATAGGGTTGTATCTTGATTGTGGTTCTATCCATGAGACACCCATGTCATGTGGGGCCTCACACTTGCTTGAACGGATGGCATTCAAGAGCACAAGGAATAGGAGCCACTTGCGAATTGTTAGGGAAGTGGAGGCAATTGGGGGTAGTGTTGCTGCCTCAGCCTCTCGGGAGCAAATGGCTTACACTTTTGATGCTCTTAAGACCCATGTTCCTGAAATGGTAGAATTGCTGGTTGACTCTGTGAGAAATCCTGTCTTCTTGGATTGGGAAGTCAATGAAGAG CTTAAAAAGATGAAAGATGAACTTGGACAGCTCTCTAACAATCCACAAGGCTTACTCTTGGAGGCAATTCACTCTGCCGGTTATAGTGGTGCATTGGCGAATCCTCTTTTGGCTCCTGAATCAGCACTAAACAGATTAGATGGTGCTATTTTGGAGGAATTTGTAcat GAGCACTATACAGCTCCTCAAATGGTTCTAGCAGCTTCTGGTGTTGAATTTGAGGAGCTTATATCTGTTGCAGAGCCACTTCTTTCTGACCTCCCACGTGTGCAGCGTCCTGAAGAACCAAAATCTGTGTACGTTGGAGGGGATTATCGCCGCCAAGCTGATTCACCG ATGACACATGTTGCTCTTGCTTTTGAAGTTCCTGGAGGCTGGCATAATGAGAAAGAAGCTATAGTTTTGACTGTTCTTCAG ATGCTTATGGGAGGCGGTGGCTCATTCTCTGCAGGGGGTCCTGGAAAAGGAATGCACTCACGACTAT ATCTCAGAGTCTTGAATGAGTATCAACAGCTCCAATCTTTTTCTGCCTTCACAAGTATCTTGAATAATACCGGATTGTTTGGCATCTACGCTAGCACT ACCCCAGACTTTGCCCCAAAAGCAGTCGATATAGCAGTTGGAGAATTACTTGCAATTGCAATGCCTGGACAAG TTTCCAAGTTGCAGCTCGATCGTGCCAAAGAGTCCACAAAATCTGCTGTGCTGATGAATTTGGAATCTCGA ATGATTGTGGCAGAAGATATAGGAAGGCAGTTTTTGACCTATGGAGAAAG GAGGCCCGTCGAACATTTCTTAAAGACCGTGGATGAAATCACTGCCAAGGACATCACTAACATTGCACAAAAGATCATCTCTTCACCTCTAACAATGGCATCTTATGGACATG TTCTTAATGTCCCCAGCTACGAGTATGTTAGCAGCAAATTCCATGCATAA